The Cynocephalus volans isolate mCynVol1 chromosome 1, mCynVol1.pri, whole genome shotgun sequence region TACAACTCATACATATTAACGTCATTGGGAGCATGTGTGGGAGAGTGCACGAGAGTATCAGAGTTTGGTGAGATCCCATGGAGCCCAGAACCCGaaaatgggagcagagagaggagagagaggcccgCCACCTCATCTACCACGTCTTTGTCATGAGGATTGGCACGGGAGAGACATTCTATACAGGCGGCAAAGGTAGACAGAGGGCtcacaccaacccccatccttaCCTTTAGGGCCTGCAGTTCCTGCTGTAGGAGTTGTCCTCAGCTCTTGCAGCCTGTACTGAATGGTAAGGAGCTGCCTAGAGCACATGCACTCCAGCTCTGTAGCACAGAAGCACAGAAGTACATACGGTAcactcaccacccccaccctcatgacccaaaccaAAGCAGTTTGGCACCATCTTGAATCCAGAGCCATTGTGAGAGCACCCCCTGCCCTGGGGACAGTAGCCACAGCTTTCCCCAGCCTTAACACTCCGCTGCCATCCCAGCATGCTCACACGAGTTGCTACATTCCCCTGATCCCAGAGCCTTGAGGCCTGGATCCAGGAGTGGCTGGGACCCAGCCATACAGGTCTGAAAAGTCAACTCCAGGCCTCCTGGACCACCGTACCCTCACACCCACAGCCAGACATGAGACAACCAGGACCCCTGCCATTCCACCTTCTCTGCCTCAGTCCTGTGAGTCCAAGCTTCAAACCCAGAAGAACAAGTCACAGGTCTCCACATTAAAACACAGGTGAGTAGCCCTTTACCAGTGGAAGTAGAGCTCATCTAAaccctcccagagaagcagccaggaggtctcaccctcaacagttctTCTTAGCAGCAATGCCAATGTACCATGAAGCAGCTGACAGGGACCACAGTGTTGGATCTGTGTTTTGGCTTCCAAAAGTGTCTGAGAAGCAGCTGGCTGTGCTCCTTCGGCACCAACATTAAGGGGCCTCACTCACAGTCCAAGCAGTGGCTGTCTGCGCCCCCTCTTTCGCCTCATCTGTCAGACTAGCCGAGTGCAACAAAACAGCTGGACACGGCCCCTCTCTGCTGCGGCATTATAGCATTCTTCCCCACAGCCAGAGAAGTGACCAACTGGGACTCACTGCCACAGCCCCAACTACCAGCCGCACCCACTGCCAGGTATCAATGCGGGGAAATAAGACAcacgaaaaataaaaaaattaaaagacgggaacatgacaccaccaaagaaacacaacagTGCTCCTAGAATGGATCCCTACAAATCAGAAATCACCAACCTTCTGCCAAAGGAACTCATATCCTCAATTGGAAAGAGCTCACTGTGATACAAGGGAATACAGACAAACAAACCAGTGAAATCAGTTAAACCGTTCACGTTCTAAATGACCACTTTAGCAAACACATAGCTACTATTAAATGTCAAACAGAATTTCTCCAATAGAAGCATACcttgaatggaataaaaaaaatttttttaactgcgTCATTATCCAAGAGTCTCAAAGACAGACTACATCATGAGAAGTaataatttctaatcttgaagacaaATGTTTGGAAATAACCCAGTAAGATGAAAAACAGTGggtggggtggaaggaaggaaaataaacaaacaaagcctacaagactttggggaggtgatcaagatagcaaatatttgaattacaggcattccagaagggaaagaaagcaaaaaaggtagtgaaagcaaatttaaaagtataagagCTGAAAACCTACCACCCTAGTCTTGGGGaagatatgaacatccaaatcTAGGAAACTCAAAGTTTCCAAATAGATCTATTTGATTCGACCTGAAAAGATCTTCACCGAGACACACGGTAGGCAAACTGTCACGAGTTAAAGACTAAGGAAGATTTCTACAAAGAGCAACAGAATAGCATCATCACACAGAAGGGCATCCCctttagactaacagcagactactttcagcagaaaccatacaagccaggagagaatgggaggatatatacaaaagcagtgagagtagaaaaactgccagccaagaatatgatAACCTGCAAAGCTATCTCCcatgaaccaaggagaaatagctcaccaaaattaagagaaatcatCATCGCCTCTTGATTCCTCtcagacaaaggaaaatgaagggaaatcATGACCACCATTTCAACCCTCCAAGAAACACTGAGGAGAGTCCTACACTCCATCTACAAGCGAAAGAATCATAATGATCATCCTGAAACACCAAAGAATATAACCCACGCTGGCGGTCTAACACAGATAcaccaatgagaaagagaaaagaatcaaacctcatcttcaatacagaaaaccacccaCCCACAAAGAGAAACCATGACAGACAATGAGAGGAACAAAGAATATACAAAACTATTGAAAAACAACCAAGACAATCCCAAGGCAACGACATCATATGTCAATAACataccttaaatttaaaaacattaaatgtcacgattaaaagacacagactgtctgaatgcataaagaaaacgtgaCCCATTCATGTACTGCCTATGAGAGACAGAGCTGACCTTCAAAGACACACTTAGACTGAAAGAGCAGGGATGGAGGAAgatattccaaaaaaatgaaaaactaagccAGCCCAAATACCTATACTTATATCCTAAATCAAACACCGGGAAAACCTGGTctaagagatgaggaagggcatTGCGTAACgttaaagggatcaatacagcaagaggatgtAACACTTATAAAtaggtatgcacccaacactggagcaatcacatatataaagcaaatttcAGATTAAAGGGAGAGATTGACACCGACACCATAAGAGTTGGGGatttgaacaccccactctcagcattggacacatcatagggaaggaaaaatcaataaGGCAACCCACGTGCATTTCTATAGCACCATacaccagatggacctaacagacagagcatttcatccaacagctgcagaatgcacACTGAACCCAACAGCACATTTATAATCGACTATATGTTTGACCACCAAATAGGTCCCGACAACTTCACATAAATCAAACTCCTATCAACTATAGTTTCTGACCATGATGGAaacaaactggaaatcaataattaGAAGAACTTGGAAAACTAGACAAatgtctggaaattaaacaacatacttttgAACCACCacagggtcaaagaagagatgacTAAGGAAACCAAAACGTTTCCTGAAACTACTGAAGTCAGAAGCACAACTTagcaaacctatgggatacagccaagtcAGAATTACGGGGAAAggtccagcaaccccactgctgggtgtagATCACAAAGAATGGTTATCATCATTTTGAAAGGATTTGTACAGGCCCGTGTTTATTGCGGTTATGTTTACAACAGctcagagttggaaccaacctaagcggAAATCAGCACATGACTGGGTAAGgacaatgtgtatatatgcacaatggaataccacccTGCCAAAAAAAGggactgaaattctgccattcgcttTGAGATGTTTCCATTAAGTCAAATAATCCAGGCAAACGGTGAGAAAAACGGGACCTCATTCATAATGGGAACACAAAATAAacggaaaggagaggagaaaaacagagagagaaagagaaaaagaaagagagagagaaacaagcaaagaaagaaagagaaacacacagcaatcacagtcacaccgtgaaatttcaggaagagagaagacaattgtggttactagaggtgggaaacggaaaggggagggagaggagtgtcAGCGAGAGATTGAATAACAGCCACAAGGaatgatcatattttaaatgacCGATATGGTAATTATGctgatatgatcatcacacaTGGTACCACAGATATTGATACTCAACACTGTTCCCCACAAttgtagaaaaatcaaatttttcggaaaaaaaaaaacaaaacaaaacagaacaaaaccaaagAGCTCTAGTGTTAAAGAGCAAGAAAGGGCGAACTACAGCCAATGACCAATGACTGTATAACTTCAAATAGTAACTACAgagaatgaatgttgaatgttcTCCCCACCAAGAGGTCacaattctttaaggtgaaacaTATGGTACAGCACTTCTGGAGACGGGCATAgcttagaggttaccagaaatgagggaaagtgaATAATGAGTAGTGATGGGTAAGTAGGTACGCAATTTATacttaggatgacaaaaaatggcttagaaatagatagaggtagtggttatGCAGCATGGCAAATGGAATTAAGTccatgcactcctatgtttaaaaatgcttaacatcgaAATTCTCATGCTATATttgttttgccacaataaaaagcaaaaatgaaatgaaatataaccTGTCTGTTACCACACTAATTGACCACCAAGACAATGAGGTCTGCCACAAATGCTTTGCTGGTCTCATCTCTCTCCATGCCCGGTTCTGGGGCTGCTCTTATACACAGATCTGACAAATGAGGGAATACCGACTCTAACAGCAGGTGCAACGCATCAAAGCTCCCCTCAAGCATAATGCTCCTCTTCTTGCACATACAAGAAATGGGCATCATTTCTTCGCACTTTCTAAGCCCTATCCTTCTGATATGCGTTGCCCAGATTTCACCCTCCGTGGTCCATTGTTCATTACTTACAGAACCACTAAATTTCAACGGAGAAGCAAACGGTGTGGATCAATTTAGTCCACATTCTCAAGGCATAGATTAACTCAGAGATTTTAAGAACCACAAAGCATacagttaaaatttttgttcAGTTCTGCACACTATGGACAAAAACGAAAATCACATTGTAGGAGATATTTTCAAAGTCTAAAGAGAATAGGTCCGAACACATACAATCaactcctacaaatcaagaagaaactagaaagaaaaccaatgccaaagataggaaagaaaaacacaaaggttAATGAATAATCAGAAGTCATTAAAAATGTCCAAACTCATTAGTGGTTAGAGAAATAGAACTTCAAATAACAAGAGTCAATCACTTTTTTACTTAAACGAGTACCATTCAAAGGCTAGGTCATGCCAAGTTTGGGAACGTAACGTGAGGACACGAGAATTGCAGTGTTAGGGTTTGGACTAGTACAGACCTTCTGGAGACTAACCCGGCAGTACTTGGTAAAATTACATGTGCACACACCGTTTCTCCCAACAGTTCAGAACTCGGCGCAATCTCACAGAAGTCCGTAGGGGCCGTGTGTTCACTGTGGAAATGTGGAGAAGAGGAGCTGGGGGCGGTCAAGTGTGCATCACTGACATAGAGAGTGGGCAACATCTCGTGTATGAAGCACACGGAGCACCATGCGGCAACCGGAAAGAATGGACTAAATGTGCATACAGAGGCACAGATGGATCTTTCAACAACAATCGTgctgtgagaagaaaaaaactcttaGGAAAAGGTGCATAATAATACCATTCATGTAGATTGAAAATGCATAATAGAATGACCACCACTCACAGAACTTTCATGGAAAGAAATGGGTGGGTGGCCACCTATGAAATACCATGAATTACAGCATGGCCGTGAATGAGGGATGGGCTTGAGAATGGAAATAAGAGGAGTAGAGAAAAATTAACAGGTTAATATAGCAAATAAACATTCGCAACTAGACAGCATCCTGTGTGGACCAACAATGACGTGAAACGAACAGGGAAGGAAAAGCTGTGTGAGCACATCGATTGTGCCCCTGCCAAAGCTGGCGTTCTTGGAAACACATCCTTCCATGTGCCAAAGATTTTGCTTTCTCAAAACTGGTTCTTACCTCTGATATTCAAGACCTATCAGGATTTGGTGAACACTGGGGGCTGACTAGCACAACCCCTGCCCACAACGCTTTTGGTTTTACCCTCTTCAGCGAACACCGTCCACATGACACACTACTGTTCAAAGACGGGTGGTCAAAAGTCTTCCAGGAAGTGTTCCCTTCACGCATACACAGACAAGGTTTTTAATGAGACCTGACGCTCTTGGCCATTTGTCCATCCTTCTGTTCCTTCCTTGCCCAGACCATGAACATGATGTCGGTCATACACCGCACCCACTTTGAAACCATGAGGGACAAAGGCACACAGCAAAAGGGGGAGAACaggaatgggaggagagagagaaggatcaaGGTCCTTTCTGATTTCCTTGAGCAGCTGCAATAGCCTTATCTGCTGACTCCAAgatttctcatttctcctcttgCAAAATGTGGTAACGTTAAACTAGCAGTCTTGCCTCTTGATTAccaagactcaaacccaggttCCAGCCACTCACTTCTCGACCTGTGCCTTACATCTCAAGACTAGGTTCCTTTTCCCATTGATCTCCCTATCCCAATCCTTTATTCACGCAAGGTATGAGATTTCGAGGGTGAGATTTGTGTTCACGTTTCATTATATAGGTAACAAATTAACCTTCATAAATGACAAGTTATGAGCAAGAGGTAATACTTGGATTCGaagagttaaagaaaacaaattattttatattaagtttCGGTCCCCCCGCTTTCCATCAGGCCACAAATCCTGAAATCCATTGTCACCCTGATACACATGAGACCGGACTTCTCAGGAAACAAAGCCTTTTATTCAGAAACTGCTTTTGTTGCTCCACTCTAGTAACTCCAATCCTATAGCCCTCCCTGGGCTTCTGCACATAGCCCCACGTGCGAAGACGGAGAAAAGGATGTAGGGATTCATGTTTGAAAAGTGATCGGGATAAGATCTTTTGTTTCCAGGGATGTGATGAAACCCCTCAGTCACCGTCAGCTGAAGACAGATCCTTCGACATTAAATCAGGTCCCCCGCAGACAATAATCAATTCTTACTTCGGAGTGAAGTGAAAGGATAGGGAGGATTTCTACCGCCATTGTACTTGGAGTGGTCATTTCAGAGGCAAGAAGGATCTGCCGTCATGGGAATCAGCAAGAGGTATAGTATTTTCTGTAGCAAAGTGGCCGGTAGCCACAGGAGCCAGAGCCATATCCACAGCCATAGCGGGAGCCATATCCACAGCCTAGTCCATATTTagagccgtatccacagccagagccgtatccacagttggagccacagccagagccacagccacagccagagccacagccaccgcaagagccgtatccacagccagagccacagccaccgcaagagccgtatccacagccGGGGCCACATCCACAGCcagagccgtatccacagccagagccacagccaGAGCCATATCCACAGTCAGAGCCACAGCCACCGCAAGAGCCGCATCCGCAGCCAGAGCCGTATCCGCAACCGCAGCCACAGCCggagccacagcccccacagGAGTTTCCACCGTAGTTGCCACACATCGTGTCAGGAGGTGAGGTTTCAGTCAAGAGGTAGGAGGATATTGCTGAAGTGTGAGTGTCGTCCTCTCTTCCAGGACCTTTATATACTTACTGGGATGAATAGGTCAACCCTCACGTGGGCTTTGTTCTCTCATTTAACAACCATTTGCCTAAAATGAGCTCATTCTGTGGGCAATCATTTTGTTAGGGATTTATAATTGATTTCCTGCTTCCCCAGGAATTTTCTCAAGCCTTGAAAGAAAAGGATCCATTTTCGATGGACCCAAGCTGACACAACCATCATTGAATTTTATGACCATGACATAACACATCACCAAAATATGTTTCATCTATAAATGTGTGTTTCGTTATCGCACTGCTCTGTCAAGGTCTTGGAAagcacttactgaagaagaagcTCTACTCAATACTATTAAAAGTATCACCAGCAGCAGCACGTTGGTTCCCATTTTCTCCTACCTCCGTACTTTGTCTTTTTCCAGCAAAATGACTCTAACTTACTTGCATAGACTTTGGGCAATAAATTGAGTATTTCCAAATGCTACAACCACGCCCTGAAATGTTCTCCATCTCCCTGAAGGAAAGCTTGCCTATCCCCTCCTTTTCCAAGCAGATCATGACTTTCTCGCTTTCTCTGGGacaaaattgtttctttctgaaacCCCTGCTGGTCAGTTATGTACACAGACGTATCATTTCTCCTATATATGAAAAGACACACTTACCCAAAGGCGTCCACGTCGAATGAGAAACAGGCCTGAGATCAACAAGATCTTTGTGAAAGTTCGATTGTTCAATGCAAGACTGTCTGTGGGTTTACTCGGACGACTCTCATATTGGTGCTATAGATCCATGCTTCCCAATAAAGGGTAAAGCCAATCGATGAGTGATACTCCCAGACTTCACAGTAGTATTCTCATTTTTGTCTTATCTGTCttctccaaaaaaaaacaaaaaacaaaaaaaacaaaactctacttGAAAATGTAATTTACTTATCGTACTTTTTGTTTGGATACCTTGCAATTAGGAAATGAGTAATCGTTGACCTTTCTGAGGtacttagttcttttttaaacgttttgtagaattcagcagtgaagccatcaggttaTGAGCTTTCTTTCAATGGGAGACCATTGACAACTGACTTCTTATTGTTCCCttcatcatttccatttcttcatgaattATTTTGGTTAGGTCGTATGGACTTGGTAAttgatccatttcttctaggttatccaatttattgGCACGACACTGCGCATAGTGGCCTCACGAATTTTATTGCTGTGGTATCAGTGGCAAAGtctcctctttatttctgtgtttatttatttcagtcttctcccttttcttcctcattcaaTGCAGCTCtgacattttgttgatttttattaataaacaaaaactctcctgatctttctgaatgcatttgactttctgtttcatttatttctgttccgaTCTTTATTATCCTCTGTCTTCTGCGAACTATGGCatagattgtttatttgtattctgGTTCACTAGAGGGTCAAGTCAGGTTGTCTACATGGGACAGTTGCTTGTTTGATACAGGTGTTTAGTGTTACAAACCCCGTCCTCTTAGAGCTGCTTTTGCTAAATTTTAGAAGTTCTGgtgtgttgtgtttccatttttgtttgcatgcatccagaaatgttttacctttcctttttctttcttctttgacactTCGGTGGTTAGGTCCATAGTTCTTAATTTCTCCATGTTTGTGAAATTTCTGGAATTCCTTCTATTAGTTATTTCTAGTTACATCCTTGTGTTCAGAAAACATGCTGGATAAGTCGATAAGCTTCTGAAAATGTTAGGACTTGTTTTGAGACCATATTTGTGATTTCTTCATGGAAAGGTTCCATGCAGATTTGAGAATAATGTGTACTGTGCTGCTATTTAATAACATGTTCTGTATACATCGCTTATATCCGTTTCATCTAAAACGTAGTTCCGGACTAAATGCTCCTGACTGATTCTCTATCGAAATGATCTAGCCAGTGTTGAAAGTGGAGTCGTTACTTTTCGTACACTTATGGTTTTacagatatctctctctctcttgagtgCTACTAATACCTTGAGGTCTATTAAACTTTGCTTTGTATATGTAGGTGCTCCGATGATGGGTGTATGCATATTCCCAATTGTTCTATTTCTGGATCAACTGAACCTTTGAAAATATATGATGAAAttccttctcttttgtttgtttgagacaTTTTGAATTACAAACAGATGTAAGATTTCAGTATACTCCGACATACTCTCTACCTTTTTTAATAGCATGGAAGACCTTCTTCCATCCTGTCACAATCAGCCTATAGCTGACGTTAAAGGTAAAGTGAGTCACTTAAAGCAGCACAGAGTCTCGTCTTCTGTTTCACTctccctgggttttttttttttttttcttttcttttttctctctattattggtctgttcagtaaTCGTATGTCTTGGGTTGGACAATTTATTCCATTTAGATTTCAGGTAATTATTGCTATGTAAGGAATTACAACTGCCATCTTGTTCatgcttctctccttttcttgtaatgtttccctttgcGATTAGATGGCAACTTTCTCTGGGTCATGTACACCTAGCAGTGAGTAGTCGCTGACATCCCTGCAAAAATTCAAGTAAGAGGAGTTGGGGTAAGATGGCCATCTAGAGGTGTGCAGGGCAAGTAGATCTCACCCAAAAGCTCCAATACAACTCATACATATTAACGTCATTGGGAGCATGTGTGGGAGAGTGCACGAGAGTATCAGAGTTTGGTGAGATCCCATGGAGCCCAGAACCCGaaaatgggagcagagagaggagagagaggcccgCCACCTCATCTACCACGTCTTTGTCATGAGGATTGGCACGGGAGAGACATTCTATACAGGCGGCAAAGGTAGACAGAGGGCtcacaccaacccccatccttaCCTTTAGGGCCTGCAGTTCCTGCTGTAGGAGTTGTCCTCAGCTCTTGCAGCCTGTACTGAATGGTAAGGAGCTGCCTAGAGCACATGCACTCCAGCTCTGTAGCACAGAAGCACAGAAGTACATACGGTAcactcaccacccccaccctcatgacccaaaccaATGCAGTTTGGCACCATGTTGAATCCAGAGCCATTGTGAGAGCACCCCCTGCCCTGGGGACAGTAGCCACAGCTTTCCCCAGCCTTAACACTCCGCTGCCATCCCAGCATGCTCACACGAGTTGCTACATTCCCCTGATCCCAGAGCCTTGAGGCCTGGATCCAGGAGTGGCTGGGACCCAGCCATACAGGTCTGAAAAGTCAACTCCAGGCCTCCTGGACCACCGTACCCTCACACCCACAGCCAGACATGAGACAACCAGGACCCCTGCCATTCCACCTTCTCTGCCTCAGTCCTGTGAGTCCAAGCTTCAAACCCAGAAGAACAAGTCACAGGTCTCCACATTAAAACACAGGTGAGTAGCCCTTTACCAGTGGAAGTAGAGCTCATCTAAaccctcccagagaagcagccaggaggtctcaccctcaacagttctTCTTAGCAGCAATGCCAATGTACCATGAAGCAGCTGACAGGGACCACAGTGTTGGATCTGTGTTTTGGCTTCCAAAAGTGTCTGAGAAGCAGCTGGCTGTGCTCCTTCGGCACCAACATTAAGGGGCCTCACTCACAGTCCAAGCAGTGGCTGTCTGCGCCCCCTCTTTCGCCTCATCTGTCAGACTAGCCGAGTGCAACAAAACAGCTGGACACGGCCCCTCTCTGCTGCGGCATTATAGCATTCTTCCCCACAGCCAGAGAAGTGACCAACTGGGACTCACTGCCACAGCCCCAACTACCAGCCGCACCCACTGCCAGGTATCAATGCGGGGAAATAAGACAcacgaaaaataaaaaaattaaaagacgggaacatgacaccaccaaagaaacacaacagTGCTCCTAGAATGGATCCCTACAAATCAGAAATCACCAACCTTCTGCCAAAGGAACTCATATCCTCAATTGGAAAGAGCTCACTGTGATACAAGGGAATACAGACAAACAAACCAGTGAAATCAGTTAAACCGTTCACGTTCTAAATGACCACTTTAGCAAACACATAGCTACTATTAAATGTCAAACAGAATTTCTCCAATAGAAGCATACcttgaatggaataaaaaaaatttttttaactgcgTCATTATCCAAGAGTCTCAAAGACAGACTACATCATGAGAAGTaataatttctaatcttgaagacaaATGTTTGGAAATAACCCAGTAAGATGAAAAACAGTGggtggggtggaaggaaggaaaataaacaaacaaagcctacaagactttggggaggtgatcaagatagcaaatatttgaattacaggcattccagaagggaaagaaagcaaaaaaggtagtgaaagcaaatttaaaagtataagagCTGAAAACCTACCACCCTAGTCTTGGGGaagatatgaacatccaaatcTAGGAAACTCAAAGTTTCCAAATAGATCTATTTGATTCGACCTGAAAAGATCTTCACCGAGACACACGGTAGGCAAACTGTCACGAGTTAAAGACTAAGGAAGATTTCTACAAAGAGCAACAGAATAGCATCATCACACAGAAGGGCATCCCctttagactaacagcagactactttcagcagaaaccatacaagccaggagagaatgggaggatatatacaaaagcagtgagagtagaaaaactgccagccaagaatatgatAACCTGCAAAGCTATCTCCcatgaaccaaggagaaatagctcaccaaaattaagagaaatcatCATCGCCTCTTGATTCCTCtcagacaaaggaaaatgaagggaaatcATGACCACCATTTCAACCCTCCAAGAAACACTGAGGAGAGTCCTACACTCCATCTACAAGCGAAAGAATCATAATGATCATCCTGAAACACCAAAGAATATAACCCACGCTGGCGGTCTAACACAGATAcaccaatgagaaagagaaaagaatcaaacctcatcttcaatacagaaaaccacccaCCCACAAAGAGAAACCATG contains the following coding sequences:
- the LOC134372214 gene encoding keratin-associated protein 21-1-like — its product is MCGNYGGNSCGGCGSGCGCGCGYGSGCGCGSCGGCGSDCGYGSGCGSGCGYGSGCGCGPGCGYGSCGGCGSGCGYGSCGGCGSGCGCGSGCGSNCGYGSGCGYGSKYGLGCGYGSRYGCGYGSGSCGYRPLCYRKYYTSC